TTTATGAAGTGATGAAAGCATTTGAGACTCCCGTCCTTGGTGTGGGGATGTCTTGTCCAGGTCCTTTAGATCTAAAACAAGGGATTGTATTGACCCCTCCTAATTTAACGGGATGGCATGGTTTTCCTTTAAAACAATACGCGGAAAAACGTTTTGAATGCCCCGTGTTCGTAGAAAATGATGCGAATCTTGCTGGACTTGCAGAAGCATGTAAGGGAGCAGGAGAAGGATTTTCCATCGTACAATTCTTAACAATAAGTACTGGTGTTGGAGGTGGTTTGGTTATCAATCAAAACATATTCCAAGGTGCACATGGATTTGCGCAAGAAATTGCGAACATCATTTTAGTGCCTGGTGGTCATCAACTAAAACCACTCATGCCCGGAAGTTTAGAATCGATGTGTAGTGGGACAGCACTTGTTGCCCGTGCCAAAACATTAGGACTCCAAGTAGAACATGCAGGGGATGTGGTTTCGTTTGCGAATCAAGGAAATCATGATGCACAAGTGATTCTTGATGAAAGTAAAGAATATCTTGCGAATGCACTTGCGGGCATGATCGGCATGATCGACCCAGATATTATAGTTTTAGGAGGCGGTGTGGCATTGAAAATCGACGGCTATGTTGAAGATGTGTCACAACGTGTTAAAGAAAAAGTTTACGCGGTTCAAAAAGAACATGTACGTATTGAGAAAGCAAAGCTTGGTGATGATAATGGCATCATTGGTGGTGCTTTACTCGTGTTTAATTCACTTTCATAAGTGTTGTGGTTGGCCACAACACGTGACCAACCTTGAGGGAGGTTAATATGGCTGTAATTAAACTGAGTCCTGCATTTAAAGACTATCTTTGGGGTGGGACACGCTTAAAAGAAATATATCAAAAACAAACAGATTTAGAGATCGTGGCAGAAAGTTGGGAAGTATCGACGCATCCTGATGGTCCCAGTTATGTTGTAAGTGGTGTTGATGAAGGCAAAACACTTACAGAATATATAAAATACTATGGAACCCAAATCTTGGGAACGGATGCGCAAGATTTTAATTTTTTCCCTATCTTAGTTAAATTTATCGATGCGAAAAAAGATTTATCCATTCAAGTACATCCAAATGATGAATATGGACTTAAACATGAAGGGGAATACGGCAAAACAGAAATGTGGTATATCGTTGAAGCAGAACCGGATTCCGCTATTTACTATGGAACTAAAAATCGAATCAATCGTGATGACTTTGCGCGAGCAATCGAAACCAATACTGTACTGGATGTGTTAAATCGTGTGCCGGTTAAAAAAGGGGATGTAATCTTTGTGGAGGCAGGGACCATTCATGCAATTGGATCGGGGATTATGATCTGTGAAATCCAACAAAATTCAAACACAACCTATCGTGTTTATGATTATAATCGCAAAGATGCTTGTGGGAATCTACGTCAACTGCATTTAAAACAAGCATTAGATGTTTCAAACTTAAGACCTTTGGATACCCAATTTAAACCACAAGGAACCCTTGAAACACACAGTAATTATCAAAAGCAACTGCTTGTATCTTGTCCATATTTCAAGACTACAAAAATTAATCTATCAGGTTCTCGAAATCATAAAGTCGGACCTGAAAGTTTTGAAGCATGGGTTGTTTTAGAGGGTTCAATCGATGTCACCCATAATCATCAAACCGTAAAACTTCTTGCAGGAGAAACACTCTTTCTTGAGGCAAATACGGATGCCATCCACTTATCTGGATCTGCAACTTTCTTATCAATAACGGTTTAAAGTGCCTTGGGCACTTTTTTTACTGAGGTTTCTCAAAGCAGGAATGTTTAGAAAATGCTATACTATCAAAGTATGGTTGTTGGAGGTAAGTATGAGTAAACCAATTAATGTATATGTTATTAGACATGGAAAAACAATTTTTAATAATTATGATCGCATGCAAGGGTGGAGTGATACCCCTTTACTTGAAGAAAGTGAAGTGCTTGCACGCCAATTAGGAAAAAACTTAAAAACAATAAATTTTGATGCACTCTATTCAAGTGATAGTGGTCGTGTCTATCAAACGCGTGACTGTATTTTAGAAGGTTATGGCAACGTTTTACCAATGCAAGCAGATCGTCGATTCCGTGAATTTTTCTTTGGGCATTTTGAAGGGGTTCCGGTTGTGGAATTGTGGAATAAAATCGCAAAACATCGCGGGTATGAAAACTTTGAACACTTACAGAAAGAAGTAAATATGATTGATCGTCTCGATTGGATTCATCAATTTGATAACTGTGGTGCTGAATCAGCAGCTGATTTTGAAAAGCGTATCGTCGAAGGTCTTGATGATGCATTGGAAGATGCACGTAAACAGGGCTATGAAAACGTGATGCTCGTATGTCATGGTGCGGTTTGTGCACAACTGTTTAAATTATATGCAGAAGGCGTTTGGTTAAACCGTAGTCCTGAGAACTTAAGTGTTTCAAAACTTGTGTGTCATGATGATTCTCGTGTATTCGAGTTTGTGAATAATACGCAAATTTTGAATCAATTGTAAAGTGATCTATTTTTAATTATAATAAAATAAAGAGGTGAAAGAATGAGTAAGCATTCTACGCACAGAAAACTAAAACTTAAACCCGTAACTGTTGAGGATATTGATCAATTTAATGAATTGTTGCGGTATGTATTTCAAGTTACTGGGGAAGAAATAATCAGTTCGGGATATGAAGACGAAGAAGAAATTGTACGTGCGAAACGTCCAATTCTGAGTCAGGCTGATGTTTTTGGTTGGTATAACCAAGATGAACTTGTATCCCAAATCGCAATCTATCCCTGTGAAGTGAATGTTCATGGGACTTTGTATCAGATGGGTGGTATTACCGGTGTCGGAACATATCCTGAGTATGCCAATATGGGATTGGTTCGTGAGTTAATTCAAAAAGCATTGGAATCAATGCGTGAGAATAAACAATATATTTCATATTTGTATCCTTACAGTATTCCTTTTTATCGACATAAAGGTTGGGAAATTATTTCAGATCAAATGACATTTATCCTTAAAGACAGTCAACTTCCAAAAACAGTTCCTGTAAAAGGTCATGTTGAACGATTAGAAATCGATGATGAAGACGTCTATCGTGTTTATGATCAGTTTGCGCGAAATAACCATGGCGCAATGATTCGAGATCGCTTAGCGTGGGAAGAATATTGGCGTTGGGAAAATGAAGAAGATCGATTTGCGGCTGTATATTATAATGCAGATGAGGAACCAACGGGACTTTGTTTTTATTGGATTTCCGATGAAGTCTTCAATATTAAAGAAATGATCTTTATTAATCAAGATGCGCGTAAAGGGATTTGGAATTTTATTGCAGCGCACTTTTCAATGATTGAGTCGGTGAGTGGGAAAAATTATTCTGGAGAACCGATTGCATTTTATTTAGAAGACAGTGATATTGTGGAAACGATCCAACCCTACTACATGGCTCGGATTGTGGATGTGGAAGGATTTCTTCGTGATTATCCTTTCGCAGATATTTGTGAACCCTTTCATTTCGTGGTCGAAGATCATACAGCCCCTTGGAACAATCGTGTTTTCGGAATTGATTGGGATAAAGAAGAAAATATTCTCATCAGTAATGAAACCGTGGGTCCTGAAATCCGTCTGGATATCGGTGCACTTACTACATTATTAATGGGTTATAAATCCGTATCATATCTCTCACGACTTGGACGTATTGTAGGATCACAACGTGCATTACGCAACTTAAAGCGTATCGTAGTATCCGACCGTGTTTATTTTTCAGATTACTTTTAAACAGATAGAAAATAAAGAGGCAGATTATGAATTGTGTTTTTGATATAGATGGAACCATTTGTTTTGATTATATGAATTTAAGTGAAGAAGGTCTTCAACTTTTAGAGTTACTTGAAGAAGCAGGACATCGCGTGATGTTCGCATCAGCGAGACCAATCCGTGACATGCTGCCTGTGCTTAAAGACCGTTATCGTAACTATACCTTAATTGGTGGTAATGGATCGATTATTTCTCAAAATGACAAGATTGTGGATGTATGTCTTTTTGAATCAGAATTACTCAAAGCAATCATGGTGATTTTGGAAGATGAATCTGTTGTTTACTTAGCTGATGGAAAATGGAACTTTAGTTATAATGGCGATGGTTCTCATGAATTAATGCAGTATGTTAATCGTGGAAATCTTGGTGAGAATGTTCCGTTTGAATCGTTAGATGGTGTTATGAAGCTCATCGTTTTAGAGGCTGAGGATATGAATCGAGTTCATGATCGCCTCAGAGATTTACCGGTTTCATTCTATCGTCATGAATCTACGGATACTCTAGATATTCTAGCCTATAAAACATCGAAATATGATGCTCTAAAACGTCTTGGAATTGAAGATTACGTTGCGATGGGTAATGATATTAATGATATCGAAATGATTGAACATGCAAATCCCGGAATTATGATTAACTTTAATGAACGTCTTGCACCCTATGCAGACTATCAAGTGGATTATGATGAACACTATCTTGATTCAATCTTAGAAATTATAGAAAACCATAAAAGGATAGCTTAAGTGGAGTAGTAAACTAAAAGTAGACAAGTAAAAAAAGACTTGTCTACTTTTTTTTGTGTAATAATAAAATCAAAGATAAAACGGAGGTATTAATGATGGGAAGACCCAAAGGTGGATTAAATAATAAATGGACTTATGAGGATCGCATTAAAGTCGTTACACGTTATACTGATGAACATATAAGTGCTGCGAAACTATCACAAGTCCTAAAGGAACGATTAATGGATGGATTGATCGATTCATGCGCGATGGTAAAGAGGGTTTAAAAAACAAGAAAAAGACAGGAAATCATTTTTCTGCGATTCATACGAGTAAATCATTAACTGAGATTGAACGACTTCAACTCGAAATTCTAAAACGAGATATTGAGATTGCACAATTTAAAAAAGGGTACCAGGTGAAAGGAGTTGGTGTAAACAAGGCGTTCGTTACTTTAAAAGACAAGAATTCCAAATCGCACATGATTTATCTTTTAAACATCCGATTACGTTCACTCTTAGCTTTGTGATTAAAGACTGGCAACGCCGTTTTCCAAGTTATGGTTACCATGATATCGCTGCAGTCATGAGAAAGCAAAGTGATTTAGGGATTGAATTTTCCGATAATTTAATCCACAAGTACTGCAAGTTTTTAAATATTAAATCAAAAGTTAAACGCTATTCCTTTGAAAGACCTGCTTACTGTTTAAATTATAAAACCTCTATCCAATATAAAATGGATAGGGGTTTCTAGTCTTATATTAATGTCTACTTTTGTTTGACAACTCCACTTAAGCTATCCTTTTTTTGATGCTAATAACATATTCACGGTGTTTTATAACATTAAGCCATTCATTCACGCTCTAACTTTTAAAATTAATATAAAAAAGGGGTGGATGCATTGAAAATAAAACATTTAAGACAGTGGATCAATGATTATAAGCTTTTATTTGTGCTGCTTGTAGTGGGACTTTTAACGCTTTCTTGGCTAGCTTGGGAAATACGACCTGCACAAATGCGTTCTGCACGTTATACCAATGTGCAAAACTATGAAACCATAAAGGGATCTTATGATTTTAAAGACACATACAACTATTTTGAAACGCTCGGATCTCCTGTTACCAAATCACTATTCAAACTCGAAAAACCGTTTACTTACAATTCCAATAAAATTGACGTTGTATTTCAAGGTTATGAATTAGTTGAATTGGAACAAGCCATCAAAATAGGGTCCTCTTCACGAACCCCATCGACCAAACGGTATTTGATTGCACATGTAGTAATCGAAAACCATCAGTCAGAAGCGATTGTTGTGCAGAATTTTCAAAGTTTTAACTTTGAACGGGATTATCTTAATGCAATTAAAACGGATGCAAGCTATCCGAATTTAAATTGGTCAAGTGTTTCCGCAACAGGTGGTCATATTACAATCCAACCCGAAGCATCCCAAGAGGGTGAACTCTTAGTTGCTTTAAGTCCAACACATTATGCAAACATATTTATGGAGGGAGGACTTAAACTCGAGTCTCCTGAGATTAATTTTGAGGGGGCTTTAACGGATGACCGTTTATTTGAAAGTTACCGTCAACTGGATGTTCCCATTGCGGAATCGGAAGTGTTAAAGATTTATGATACAGTCTTGGCTTTGCCGACAAACATGCTTCGATCGGCTTATGGTCAAGGTGTTGTCACAGAACAATATAATCCAGAAGTAACCTTTAAATCAGATGATGGAACGTTATCTGCGACACTTGAACGTGTTGATTTCATTAATGGCGAATATAAGCCTTCTTATTTGGAAGGAAGACGTTATGCGGAAAAAGGGGTACAACGATCAATGATGTATCGGGTACGCTTTGATAATCATGGGAATCGTCCAATCCAAGTTAATGACCTACAAACATCACTTGAATCCGTTAATACCGGACGCAAGCGTTCCAATTATCCAACATCAAGTCGAAGTTTCATCAATCCCAATGAACCGAAAGAAGTGCTCTACGAATTAGAAGAACACAGCAATTCAGTCATGAAAATGAATCTTGGTGATCAGTTAGAATTTACCGTTGTATCAGACAGTAATCGCACCTTATTATCCGGTACGTTTACATTAGAAAAATAGGAGGATTATTTTATGGCACTTATCGATATCGTAAAATACGAAGGGAATCAAGATATTTTTGCTTGGAAATACCCCGGTGATGAACTCACAACATATACACAACTTATTGTGAATGAATCACAGGCGGCAGTATTATATAAGGAAGGGGTTGCTTATGATGTCTTCGAAGCAGGAAGACATACTCTTGAAACCGCAAATATTCCACTTCTTAATAAGATTGTGAATCTTCCGTTTGGAAAGAAATCACCGTTTAAAGCGGAGGTATGGTTTGTTAATAAAGCACATACACTTGATATTAAGTGGGGAACAACATCACCCATCCAAATCCAAGATCCAAAGTATGGTATTTATGTACCACTGAGTGCATACGGTCAATTTGGAATTACAGTACAAGATCCAAAAGCCTTTCTTATTAAGTTAGTAGGAACACTTAAAAGTTTTGGACGTGATGAAATTATTAATTATTTTAGAGGGTTTTATAATACCCATGTGAAAGATGCAATTTCAACGTATCTTGTGGAAAAACGAATTACAGTACTTGAACTGAGTGCATATCTTAAAGAGTTATCTGAGTCAGTTAAAGAACAAATGCAACCTACCTTTACAGAGTATGGCATCACCCTATTGAATTTCTATATTGCGGATATTAGTGTTCCGGATACAGATGGTGCGGTTATGCGTCTTAAAGAAGCACTTTCAAAACGTGCAGAGATGGATATTGTAGGATACGACTACAAACAAGAACGTTCCTTTGATACATTAGTTGGTGCGGCACAAAATGAAGGCAGTTTAGGAAGTGTAATGGGAGCAGGAATGGGATTAGGTTTAGGTGCAGGACTTGGTAAGACAATGAGTGAGACCATGGGGTCCTTGTCTACGGATGCGGGTAAATCATGTCCTCATTGTGGTTCCAGTGTTCAAGATACGGATAAGTATTGTGGAACATGCTCTGAAGTTCTCAACCATGACATAAATAAATGTCCGGGTTGTAATGTAGAACTCAAAGATGGTTCTCAAAAATTCTGTCATGAATGCGGAACCCAACTTCATAAAACATGTACATCTTGCAAGGCACCGTTATCAATTGATGCGAAATTCTGTGGAACTTGTGGAAAGAAGGTCGATGATCATGAATAAAAATTATAGTATTATCGGATTGATTACAGTTCTAGCGACGATCTTAATTGGTTATTTCAGTGGTGTTATTACAGAAATCGCATTTATATGGATTTTGATTACAGAAGTATTATTCTTTTTAATCACTGGATTTGGTGGATCTATGAAATCGACATTTTTAAAAAGCAGTATCGCTACAATCATGGTGCTTTATGCATTGGTATCAATTAGTTTTACCTTGGTTGTGTCATGCTTAATCCACCAATCAGATCAAACCTTATTAATCGGTCAAATTGTGATTCATGCATTACTCATGGTGTTTCTTTTAATCGTTAAGAATAAAGCTGATCGCTTGGAAATGAAATAAGTTATGCAGTTTAGAAAAATAACGGTTAATCCAAAAACGCGTCTTTACCAACGTAAAACAGGGCGGTTGGTATGGGGTGCAGTCTTGTTCTTCTTTGGTCTTTTTGGACTTGTAACTGAAGTTCAAGATGCGTATCGATATGATTACAGTGGTATGATTATCGGTATTGCATTCATGTTTGCTGGGTTAACGATGGTTTACTCAGCAACAAAATCAAACTTAAATTTAGAACGATATCATGCCTATAACCAACTTATTTTTAAGAAAGGAACCTTTTCTATAGATTCTTTAGCACGATCAATGGATAAAACGTATCAAGAAACACTCCAAGATTTAGATCAACTTGTACGCAAAGGCTATCTTCAAGATATGAGTGTCAATCGAGAAACAAGAATGATTGAAGGCTTGTTTGTATCGAAATATAAAGCTCAGGTACAGTCTAAGATGATTCGATGTCCTGGATGTGGCGCTTCAAATGAAGTGATTCAACACGAAACAATTCCTTGTGAGTATTGTGGACGTAAACTTAAATATACCGATTCATAAAAAAACGTTCGGGCTTATGCCGGAACGTTTTATTTTTGTTTTGTAGTTAGGAAAGGACCGTCTTTGGTGATTGCGAAAGTATGCTCATATTGACAACTGAGACAACCGTTGTTGGTACGTGCAGTCCAACCGTTATCATCTAACTTCGCATACGGTGTGCTTTCATTAACGATTGGTTCAACCGTAATAACCATGCCTTCTTTTAATTTCGCACCCGTTCCGTAAACACCCACAAATGGAACCATAGGTTCTTCATGGATTGTGGGACCTAAACCATGTCCTGAGAAATCAAGGGACATTTTATAACCGAATTGGGTAATGTATTCATCCATCGCTGCACCAATATCACCAACACGATTGCCAACTTGGGCTTGTTCGATACCGATGTAAAGAGCTTTTTCGGTAACTTCCATTAATTGTTTAACTTCAGGACTTGGATTGTTTCCAACGCAATATGCCCAACATGAGTCAGAAAGAAATCCATTAAGGTCTACACAAAAGTCTACCTTAACAAGATCGCCATCTTTAAGTTTTGTGTGGGTTGGAAAGCCATGACACATCTCATCATTTACACTACAACATGTAGCGTACTTATAACCTTCATAACCAATTTGGGCTGCGACAGCACCATTGTCTTCAATCATTTTTTGTACGAACTGGTCGATATCGTGTGTTGATATTCCAGCTTTGATAAAGTCTCGTAGGGACTCATGGATGGAAGCGAGTAATTGTCCGGATTGATACATTCCGTCAATTTCGCGTTTTGATTTAATCGTAATCATAGATACTCCTTTTTTACTTATAGGTCTATTATACGCTTAATTTGAAATAATTAAACCGAATCACCAATCTGCATGATGTGATATGTTTGTGATAAATTTGATATAAACTGATAATTAATTTAATATAGGGTTAGAAATACAAGATATTCCGGTAATGATTTTCAACAATGTGAAATTTCAAATTTATTTTACAAACTCGTTGATTTTGTAAGGGATTTCGGCTATAATCCATATGCGTGCAACTATATTTCGCATATAGGCATTAGCGACTCGAAATTTTTTTCGTGAGCTCTTGTTTCAGCGAGGATAGTTGTTTTTTTTGTTGCATGAGCTCTAGTGTAATCCAGGAAGAAGGAGATGAACGTATGAAGAATCAGTTCAAAGTAGTTCGAGCATTCACCCATAACATTGTCTTTGCCCAACTTGATAAGTATGACTATATCTTGATTGGAAAAGGCATCGGCTTTGACGCTAAGAGCAAAGCGGTCATCGATGAAGAGTCTGTCACAAGTTTTTACCGTATTCAAGATTTAGATAAAATGAGTCAGTATGAAAAGATTGTTATGAACACAGATGATCAAGTACTGCTCGTAACGGAAGCGGCAATTGCTTATGCGGAAAAGACTTTGAATTATAAATTTGATGAATCGATTCATATTTCATTACTCGATCATATTAATTTTGCGATTTATCGTTATCATAATCGCGTTAAGATGAGCAACTTCTTCACCGAGGAATACTATCTTATGTATTCCGAGCTTTATGATATTTCAAAACATATGGTTGAAATGATTAATGACGAATTGGATGTGGAACTCCCTCACTCTGAGGTTGGCTCGGTAATTCTCCATTTACATGCTGCCATGCATCAAGGTAAGGTTTCAAACAGTGCCTTTTATGCTCAGGTGATTACTGCATCCGTCGACTTTATCAACAAGCGTATTCCAGAAGAATTCACTCAAAACAGTGTGGGAAAAGCGCGTTTAATTACACACCTCAAATTTGCATTTAAACGTTCAGAAGATAATGTAACCCTCACCAATCCATTGATTGATATTCTACGTGAACGGTATTGTGAAGCCTATGAAATCTCTGAAGATCTTGCATTAATGCTTGATCAAGAGTTTAATATTCAACTTCCTGAATCAGAAATTGGTTATATTGCACTACACATTTACAATTTACAACACTCTTAGTGTTGAGGAGGTTAGATTATGTTAGAAGCTGTGAAAGGTGGACTTATCGTTTCCTGTCAAGCACTTGATGGGGAACCGTTACAAAGTTCGATGATTATGGGCCGTATGGCAATTGCTGCAAAGGCGGCAGGTGCTGTAGGGATTCGAGCTCAAGGGGTTAATGATATCAATGAAATTAAAAAGACGGTAGATTTACCGGTTATTGGTATTATCAAGAAAAACTATGAAGGCAGTGAAGTGTTCATCACTGCAACACATCAAGAAGTCGAAGCACTTCTTGAAACAGAATGCGAAATGATTGCACTTGATGCAACAAACCGTGTACGTCCAATGGGTGTGAAAACGGAAGACCTTGTAAAACAAATTCATGATGGGGGACGTCTTGCTATGGCAGACTGTTCAACGCTTGAAGAAGTAATCGAGGCAGAACGTATTGGTTTCGATTGTGTTTCATGTACACTTGCAGGTTACACATCGTATTCTAAAAATGTTGATGGACCGGATTTTGAACTGGTAGAGAAGATGGTTCAATCGGTAAAGGTTCCTGTAATTGCGGAAGGTAAGATTCACTATCCTGAGCAATTAAAACGTATTATGGATTTAAAGGTTCATAGTGCTGTTGTTGGTGGTGCCATTACCCGTCCTCAAGAAATTGCGACACGCTTTATAGAAGCGATTAAGGAGAAATAATGTTTAAACAACTACAAAAAATTGGTAAGTCATTTATGCTGCCAATTGCAATCCTTCCAGCTGCTGGATTGCTCTTAGGGATTGGTGGAGCACTATCAAACCCAAATACTGTAGCAGCTTATCCATTTTTAAATCAACCAATCTTACAGGCTGTATTCCAAGTTATGTCTGCAGCCGGAAGTACTGTATTTGGAAATCTTGCATTACTCTTAACAATTGGTCTTTGTGCAGGTCTTGCGAAAAAAGATAAAGCAACAGCTGTTTTAGCGGGTGTTGTTGGTTATCTTGTTATGAATGGAACCATGACTGCACTTCTTGGTATCTTTAGTCCTGAAGGGGCAGCTATTGATACAGGTGTTATTGGTGGTATTGTAATTGGTAGTGTTGCGGTATATTTCCATAACCGTTACCACAATATCCAATTACCACAAGTACTTGGATTCTTCGGTGGATCACGTTTTGTTCCAATTATTACATCGTTTGCTGCAATTTTCGTAGGAGCAGCATTCTACATTGTTTGGCCTCCGTTCCAACAACTTCTTGTAAGTTGTGGTGACTTTATTGCTACTTTAGGTCCAATTGGAACATTCCTCTATGGATTCTTAATGCGTTTATGTGGTGCTGCAGGGCTTCACCATATGATTTACCCAATGTTCTGGTTTACAGAGCTTGGTGGTGTTGAAGTTGTGAATGGTGTTTCTGTAGCAGGTGCTCAAAAAATATTCTTTGCACAACTTGCAGATCCAAACCATGTAGGTCTTTATACACATGGAACACGTTTCTTTGCGGGTCGTTTCGCAACAATGATGTTTGGATTACCAGGAGCATGTCTTGCA
This genomic stretch from Erysipelothrix rhusiopathiae harbors:
- a CDS encoding histidine phosphatase family protein yields the protein MSKPINVYVIRHGKTIFNNYDRMQGWSDTPLLEESEVLARQLGKNLKTINFDALYSSDSGRVYQTRDCILEGYGNVLPMQADRRFREFFFGHFEGVPVVELWNKIAKHRGYENFEHLQKEVNMIDRLDWIHQFDNCGAESAADFEKRIVEGLDDALEDARKQGYENVMLVCHGAVCAQLFKLYAEGVWLNRSPENLSVSKLVCHDDSRVFEFVNNTQILNQL
- a CDS encoding ROK family protein, which produces MKYAVSVDIGGTNTRVALVDETGTVVKRKMFTTDANNPEANLESIYEVMKAFETPVLGVGMSCPGPLDLKQGIVLTPPNLTGWHGFPLKQYAEKRFECPVFVENDANLAGLAEACKGAGEGFSIVQFLTISTGVGGGLVINQNIFQGAHGFAQEIANIILVPGGHQLKPLMPGSLESMCSGTALVARAKTLGLQVEHAGDVVSFANQGNHDAQVILDESKEYLANALAGMIGMIDPDIIVLGGGVALKIDGYVEDVSQRVKEKVYAVQKEHVRIEKAKLGDDNGIIGGALLVFNSLS
- a CDS encoding HAD-IIB family hydrolase codes for the protein MNCVFDIDGTICFDYMNLSEEGLQLLELLEEAGHRVMFASARPIRDMLPVLKDRYRNYTLIGGNGSIISQNDKIVDVCLFESELLKAIMVILEDESVVYLADGKWNFSYNGDGSHELMQYVNRGNLGENVPFESLDGVMKLIVLEAEDMNRVHDRLRDLPVSFYRHESTDTLDILAYKTSKYDALKRLGIEDYVAMGNDINDIEMIEHANPGIMINFNERLAPYADYQVDYDEHYLDSILEIIENHKRIA
- a CDS encoding PTS transporter subunit EIIC, producing MFKQLQKIGKSFMLPIAILPAAGLLLGIGGALSNPNTVAAYPFLNQPILQAVFQVMSAAGSTVFGNLALLLTIGLCAGLAKKDKATAVLAGVVGYLVMNGTMTALLGIFSPEGAAIDTGVIGGIVIGSVAVYFHNRYHNIQLPQVLGFFGGSRFVPIITSFAAIFVGAAFYIVWPPFQQLLVSCGDFIATLGPIGTFLYGFLMRLCGAAGLHHMIYPMFWFTELGGVEVVNGVSVAGAQKIFFAQLADPNHVGLYTHGTRFFAGRFATMMFGLPGACLAMYHCVPKDKAKQYGGLFLGVALTSFITGITEPIEFMFLFVSPVLYVIHAFLDGVSFLIADVLRISIGNTFSGGFIDFLLFGILQGQAKTHWLYVLPVGALWFVIYYFVFKTYILKFNVPTPGRGEDEVAPEAAITTKDSLKDDSVKIIEYLGGQENIEDVDACITRLRVSVKSQERVNKEGLKALGATDVLVVGDGIQAIYGAKAILYKNNIVDILGIDE
- a CDS encoding type I phosphomannose isomerase catalytic subunit; translation: MAVIKLSPAFKDYLWGGTRLKEIYQKQTDLEIVAESWEVSTHPDGPSYVVSGVDEGKTLTEYIKYYGTQILGTDAQDFNFFPILVKFIDAKKDLSIQVHPNDEYGLKHEGEYGKTEMWYIVEAEPDSAIYYGTKNRINRDDFARAIETNTVLDVLNRVPVKKGDVIFVEAGTIHAIGSGIMICEIQQNSNTTYRVYDYNRKDACGNLRQLHLKQALDVSNLRPLDTQFKPQGTLETHSNYQKQLLVSCPYFKTTKINLSGSRNHKVGPESFEAWVVLEGSIDVTHNHQTVKLLAGETLFLEANTDAIHLSGSATFLSITV
- the map gene encoding type I methionyl aminopeptidase; the protein is MITIKSKREIDGMYQSGQLLASIHESLRDFIKAGISTHDIDQFVQKMIEDNGAVAAQIGYEGYKYATCCSVNDEMCHGFPTHTKLKDGDLVKVDFCVDLNGFLSDSCWAYCVGNNPSPEVKQLMEVTEKALYIGIEQAQVGNRVGDIGAAMDEYITQFGYKMSLDFSGHGLGPTIHEEPMVPFVGVYGTGAKLKEGMVITVEPIVNESTPYAKLDDNGWTARTNNGCLSCQYEHTFAITKDGPFLTTKQK
- a CDS encoding SPFH domain-containing protein; protein product: MALIDIVKYEGNQDIFAWKYPGDELTTYTQLIVNESQAAVLYKEGVAYDVFEAGRHTLETANIPLLNKIVNLPFGKKSPFKAEVWFVNKAHTLDIKWGTTSPIQIQDPKYGIYVPLSAYGQFGITVQDPKAFLIKLVGTLKSFGRDEIINYFRGFYNTHVKDAISTYLVEKRITVLELSAYLKELSESVKEQMQPTFTEYGITLLNFYIADISVPDTDGAVMRLKEALSKRAEMDIVGYDYKQERSFDTLVGAAQNEGSLGSVMGAGMGLGLGAGLGKTMSETMGSLSTDAGKSCPHCGSSVQDTDKYCGTCSEVLNHDINKCPGCNVELKDGSQKFCHECGTQLHKTCTSCKAPLSIDAKFCGTCGKKVDDHE
- a CDS encoding N-acetylmannosamine-6-phosphate 2-epimerase, encoding MLEAVKGGLIVSCQALDGEPLQSSMIMGRMAIAAKAAGAVGIRAQGVNDINEIKKTVDLPVIGIIKKNYEGSEVFITATHQEVEALLETECEMIALDATNRVRPMGVKTEDLVKQIHDGGRLAMADCSTLEEVIEAERIGFDCVSCTLAGYTSYSKNVDGPDFELVEKMVQSVKVPVIAEGKIHYPEQLKRIMDLKVHSAVVGGAITRPQEIATRFIEAIKEK
- the eis gene encoding enhanced intracellular survival protein Eis, which translates into the protein MSKHSTHRKLKLKPVTVEDIDQFNELLRYVFQVTGEEIISSGYEDEEEIVRAKRPILSQADVFGWYNQDELVSQIAIYPCEVNVHGTLYQMGGITGVGTYPEYANMGLVRELIQKALESMRENKQYISYLYPYSIPFYRHKGWEIISDQMTFILKDSQLPKTVPVKGHVERLEIDDEDVYRVYDQFARNNHGAMIRDRLAWEEYWRWENEEDRFAAVYYNADEEPTGLCFYWISDEVFNIKEMIFINQDARKGIWNFIAAHFSMIESVSGKNYSGEPIAFYLEDSDIVETIQPYYMARIVDVEGFLRDYPFADICEPFHFVVEDHTAPWNNRVFGIDWDKEENILISNETVGPEIRLDIGALTTLLMGYKSVSYLSRLGRIVGSQRALRNLKRIVVSDRVYFSDYF
- a CDS encoding PRD domain-containing protein: MKNQFKVVRAFTHNIVFAQLDKYDYILIGKGIGFDAKSKAVIDEESVTSFYRIQDLDKMSQYEKIVMNTDDQVLLVTEAAIAYAEKTLNYKFDESIHISLLDHINFAIYRYHNRVKMSNFFTEEYYLMYSELYDISKHMVEMINDELDVELPHSEVGSVILHLHAAMHQGKVSNSAFYAQVITASVDFINKRIPEEFTQNSVGKARLITHLKFAFKRSEDNVTLTNPLIDILRERYCEAYEISEDLALMLDQEFNIQLPESEIGYIALHIYNLQHS